Proteins co-encoded in one Syngnathoides biaculeatus isolate LvHL_M chromosome 22, ASM1980259v1, whole genome shotgun sequence genomic window:
- the tha1 gene encoding threonine aldolase 1 has product MIIDIIDPKFNPNKPNWINADGATMSLKTFCSKFLFGGVVAVRRDVGRRSYYKSGSSGASEPGRATRVRVVDLRSDTVTKPGAAMRRAMAEAEVGDDVMGEDPTVNELQKIAADMFGMEASLFVPSGTMSNLIALMVHCRERGDEMIVGDLSHLHIYEQGGSAQLAGVHATTANTLADGTLDLDQLESKIRHGYPDPHYPRSRLICVENTHNIQGGRVMPMRFLQEVRALADKHGLSVHTDGARLMNAAVALGVSAADILQHTHTVSVCLSKGLGAPVGTMLAGPRDFISRAVRCRKALGGGMRQAGILAAAGKVSLLQMVERLHEDHDNARTFARALQTCEPPLFTVDMAGVETNILRFQIREPALSPAEFCDRMARVEDGEEDALGQGVRVLMYCHFGNSVRAVWHLGISAEDTQLAIRKLQFVARQSLLNKIKR; this is encoded by the exons ATGATTATCGATATAATCGATCCAAAGTTCAACCCCAACAAACCGAACTGGATCAATGCCGACGGCGCAACGATGTCCCTGAAAACGTTTTGCTCCAAGTTTCTTTTTGGGGGTGTCGTCGCCGTTCGACGAGATGTCGGGAGGCGAAGTTACTACAAGAGCGGCAGCTCCGGAGCCAGCGAGCCCGGCCGGGCGACTCGTGTGCGGGTGGTGGACCTCCGCAGTGACACGGTGACCAAACCCGGAGCGGCGATGCGCCGGGCCATGGCCGAGGCTGAGGTCGGGGACGATGTGATGGGCGAAGACCCCACAGTCAACG AGTTGCAGAAGATCGCGGCCGACATGTTTGGCATGGAGGCGTCGCTGTTTGTCCCTTCGGGAACGATGAGTAACCTCATTGCAC TGATGGTGCACTGCAGGGAGCGTGGCGACGAGATGATTGTGGGCGACCTGTCCCATTTGCACATCTACGAGCAGGGAGGCAGCGCGCAG CTGGCGGGCGTGCACGCCACCACGGCGAACACCCTCGCCGATGGCACCTTGGACCTGGACCAGCTGGAGTCCAAGATCCGCCACGGCTACCCGGACCCCCACTACCCCCGCTCGCGCCTCATCTGCGTGGAGAACACGCACAACATACAGGGAGGACGCGTCATGCCAATGCGCTTCCTGCAGGAG GTCCGAGCTCTCGCCGACAAACACGGCCTGTCGGTACACACGGACGGCGCGCGCCTGATGAACGCGGCCGTGGCGCTGGGGGTGTCGGCGGCGGACATACTGCAGCACACGCACACCGTCAGCGTGTGTCTCTCCAAG GGCCTTGGCGCCCCGGTGGGGACCATGCTGGCTGGACCCAGAGATTTCATATCGCGGGCGGTGAGGTGCCGTAAAGCTCTGGGCGGTGGGATGCGGCAGGCCGGCATACTAGCGGCGGCGGGGAAAGTGTCTTTGCTGCAGATGGTCGAGCGACTCCACGAAGATCACGACAACGCGAGAACCTTCGCCCGAG CCTTGCAAACGTGCGAGCCGCCTCTGTTCACCGTGGACATGGCGGgcgtggagacaaacatcctGCGGTTCCAAATCCGCGAACCCGCCCTGAGTCCTGCGGAGTTCTGCGACCGCATGGCCCGGGTGGAggatggagaggaggatgcgcTGGGCCAGGGTGTACGAGTCCTCATGTACTGCCATTTTGGCAATTCAGTGAGAGCCGTGTGGCATTTGGGGATATCGGCCGAAGATACGCAGCTGGCCATCCGAAAACTGCAATTTGTCGCCCGTCAATCCTtgctgaataaaataaaaaggtga